One region of Citrus sinensis cultivar Valencia sweet orange chromosome 6, DVS_A1.0, whole genome shotgun sequence genomic DNA includes:
- the LOC102614354 gene encoding probable dolichyl pyrophosphate Man9GlcNAc2 alpha-1,3-glucosyltransferase, with product MGKKKEKKKINEKVDVEAVEIEDDTWWWLTHKGIGATFLCISVFALLVRVAVSLHPYSGAGSPPKFGDYEAQRHWMEITLNLPVLEWYRNSTSNDLSYWGLDYPPLTAYQSYFHGLFLRFFDPDSVSLFTSRGYETYVGKLLMRWTVLSSDTLIFFPAIFYFAFVYHSSCHSSRKNDCAWHIAMLLLNPCLILIDHGHFQYNCISLGLTVAAIAAILSQRELLASCLFTLALSHKQMSVYYAPAFFSHLLGKCLRRKNPIHGVAKLGLTVLGTFTVVWWPYLHSTDALLGVLSRLAPFERGIYEDYVANFWCTSSVIIKWKRLFSVHSLKFISLTATVLTCLPSMVQQVMAPSSRGFLYGLLNSSFAFYLFSFQVHEKSILLPLLPASLLALEERRPFKWLMFYGLFSMFPLLCRDKLVLPYFALHALFMLLYLAPCGHGARPRNARPNNTKFDYFDSFKTFMNGFIYLSSLILHIVYLTMHPPEKFPYLFEAIIMLICFYQFAVFAFYTNVKQWSLLDHSTTDEEKKLI from the exons ATgggaaagaagaaagaaaagaagaagattaatGAGAAAGTAGATGTTGAGGCAGTTGAAATTGAAGATGATACATGGTGGTGGTTGACTCACAAAGGTATCGGAGCTACATTTTTGTGTATTTCTGTGTTTGCATTATTAGTCCGAGTTGCCGTCTCGCTCCATCCTTATTCTGGAGCTGGCAGTCCTCCGAAGTTTGGGGACTACGAGGCGCAAAGGCATTGGATGGAGATCACTCTCAATCTTCCTGTTTTGGAATGGTATCGTAATAGCACCAGTAATGATCTTAGCTATTGGGGTCTTGACTACCCTCCCCTCACTGCTTACCAGAGTTATTTTCACGGCCTCTTTCTTAGATTTTTTGATCCAGACTCGGTTTCTCTTTTCACTTCTCGTGGTTATGAAACATATGTTGG GAAACTACTGATGAGGTGGACAGTATTGTCCTCGGACACTCTGATATTTTTTCctgcaattttttattttgcttttgtgtACCATAGTAGCTGCCACAGCAGCCGTAAAAATGACTGTGCTTGGCACATTGCAATGCTTCTACTCAATCCATGTCTTATATTAATTGACCATGGCCATTTCCAG TACAACTGCATCAGCTTAGGTCTTACTGTGGCTGCTATTGCTGCCATCCTATCACAGAGGGAGCTTCTAGCTAGTTGCTTATTCACTCTCGCTCTCAGTCATAAGCAG ATGAGTGTATACTATGCACCTGCTTTCTTCAGCCACCTCTTGGGTAAATGCCTAAGACGAAAGAATCCGATTCATGGGGTGGCAAAATTGGGCTTGACTGTCTTGGGAACATTTACCGTTGTTTGGTGGCCGTATCTTCATTCAACAGATGCTCTTTTAGGG GTTCTTTCCCGTCTTGCTCCTTTTGAGAGAGGGATATACGAGGATTATGTGGCAAACTTCTGGTGCACCTCTTCAGTTATCATAAAGTGGAAGAGATTATTTTCTGTACACTCTTTGAAGTTTATAAGCCTTACTGCTACTGTTTTAACTTGTCTACCCTCAATGGTCCAGCAAGTAATGGCTCCCAGCAGCAGAGGTTTCCTATATGGGCTTCTGAATAGTTCTTTTGCATTCTACCTTTTTTCATTCCAAG TGCATGAGAAGTCCATTCTGCTGCCACTTCTGCCTGCTAGCCTGTTGGCTCTGGAAGAGCGACGGCCTTTCAAATGGTTAATGTTCTATGGCTTGTTCTCAATGTTTCCTCTCCTCTGTCGTGACAAATTGGTCCTACCATATTTCGCTCTTCATGCTCTCTTTATGCTTCTTTATCTTGCACCCTGTGGCCATGGTGCAAGACCCCGTAATGCAAGACCCAATAACACGAAATTTGACTATTTCGACTCATTTAAGACCTTTATGAATGGCTTTATTTACTTATCCTCTTTAATTCTTCATATTGTTTACTTAACCATGCATCCCCCCGAGAAGTTTCCTTACCTCTTTGAAGCAATTATTATGCTCATATGCTTCTATCAATTCGCGGTGTTTGCATTTTACACTAATGTAAAGCAGTGGTCATTATTGGACCATTCTACAACGGATGAGGAAAAGAAGCTCATTTGA
- the LOC102614644 gene encoding ubiquitin receptor RAD23c-like isoform X1, with the protein MKVFVKTLKGTHFEIEVKPEDKVSDVKKNIETVQGSDVYPASQQMLIHQGKVLKDVTTLEENKVAENSFVVVMLTKSKVSSSGASTVSAAPANQAQTTSSAPPTSTQPTTTSQTPAPTVAPPQSVPESAPTPAAPAPAPAPAPAPVSSSVSDVYGQAASNLVAGSNLEATVQQILDMGGGSWDRETVIRALRAAYNNPERAVEYLYSGIPEQTAVPPVARASAGGQAGNPPAQTQAQQPAAPAPTSGPNANPLDLFPQGLPNMGSNAGAGTLDFLRNSQQFQALRTMVQANPQILQPMLQELGKQNPHLMRLIQEHQTDFLRLINEPVEGGEGNVLGQLASAMPQAVTVTPEEREAIERLEAMGFDRALVLEVFFACNKNEELAANYLLDHMHEFED; encoded by the exons ATGAAGGTTTTCGTTAAGACTTTGAAGGGAACTCACTTCGAGATCGAAGTGAAGCCCGAAGACAAG GTTTCTGATGTAAAGAAGAATATAGAGACTGTACAGGGTTCTGATGTTTACCCTGCTTCACAGCAAATGCTTATTCATCAGGGGAAAGTTCTTAAGGATGTCACAACCCTGGAAGAAAACAAAGTTGCTGAAAACAGTTTTGTTGTTGTCATGCTGACCAAG AGTAAGGTTTCATCAAGTGGGGCCTCAACTGTTTCAGCTGCACCAGCAAATCAG GCCCAAACTACAAGTTCTGCGCCTCCTACCTCGACACAACCTACGACTACATCTCAGACTCCTGCACCAACTGTGGCACC GCCACAATCTGTCCCTGAATCTGCTCCTACTCCTGCTGCTCCTGCTCCTGctccagctccagctccagctccagtCTC CAGTTCAGTATCAGATGTGTACGGCCAAGCTGCATCAAATCTTGTTGCAGGAAGTAATTTAGAAGCTACTGTCCAACAGATTCTTGATATGGGTGGAGGGAGTTGGGACCGAGAAACTGTTATTCGTGCTTTACGTGCTGCATATAACAACCCTGAAAGAGCTGTTGAATATCTGTATTCT GGAATACCTGAGCAGACTGCAGTTCCACCTGTTGCTCGCGCTTCTGCTGGTGGGCAGGCAGGGAACCCGCCTGCCCAAACTCAAGCTCAACAACCTGCAGCACCTGCACCTACCAGTGGTCCAAATGCAAACCCGCTGGATCTTTTTCCTCAG GGCCTTCCAAATATGGGTTCAAATGCCGGTGCAGGTACCTTGGATTTCCTGCGCAACAGTCAACAG TTCCAAGCATTGCGTACTATGGTGCAAGCAAATCCCCAAATTTTGCAG CCTATGCTTCAGGAACTTGGGAAGCAAAATCCACACCTGATGCGACTCATTCAAGAGCATCAGACTGACTTCTTGCGTTTGATAAATGAGCCCGTTGAAGGAGGAGAGGG GAATGTACTGGGTCAGTTGGCCTCAGCAATGCCACAGGCTGTGACTGTAACCCCTGAGGAGAGAGAAGCTATCGAACGT cTTGAAGCAATGGGCTTTGATCGTGCCCTAGTGTTGGAAGTGTTCTTTGCTTGCAACAAGAATGAGGAGTTGGCAGCCAACTATCTCTTAGATCACATGCATGAGTTTGAGGATTGA
- the LOC102614644 gene encoding ubiquitin receptor RAD23c-like isoform X2, whose translation MKVFVKTLKGTHFEIEVKPEDKVSDVKKNIETVQGSDVYPASQQMLIHQGKVLKDVTTLEENKVAENSFVVVMLTKSKVSSSGASTVSAAPANQAQTTSSAPPTSTQPTTTSQTPAPTVAPPQSVPESAPTPAAPAPAPAPAPAPVSSVSDVYGQAASNLVAGSNLEATVQQILDMGGGSWDRETVIRALRAAYNNPERAVEYLYSGIPEQTAVPPVARASAGGQAGNPPAQTQAQQPAAPAPTSGPNANPLDLFPQGLPNMGSNAGAGTLDFLRNSQQFQALRTMVQANPQILQPMLQELGKQNPHLMRLIQEHQTDFLRLINEPVEGGEGNVLGQLASAMPQAVTVTPEEREAIERLEAMGFDRALVLEVFFACNKNEELAANYLLDHMHEFED comes from the exons ATGAAGGTTTTCGTTAAGACTTTGAAGGGAACTCACTTCGAGATCGAAGTGAAGCCCGAAGACAAG GTTTCTGATGTAAAGAAGAATATAGAGACTGTACAGGGTTCTGATGTTTACCCTGCTTCACAGCAAATGCTTATTCATCAGGGGAAAGTTCTTAAGGATGTCACAACCCTGGAAGAAAACAAAGTTGCTGAAAACAGTTTTGTTGTTGTCATGCTGACCAAG AGTAAGGTTTCATCAAGTGGGGCCTCAACTGTTTCAGCTGCACCAGCAAATCAG GCCCAAACTACAAGTTCTGCGCCTCCTACCTCGACACAACCTACGACTACATCTCAGACTCCTGCACCAACTGTGGCACC GCCACAATCTGTCCCTGAATCTGCTCCTACTCCTGCTGCTCCTGCTCCTGctccagctccagctccagctccagtCTC TTCAGTATCAGATGTGTACGGCCAAGCTGCATCAAATCTTGTTGCAGGAAGTAATTTAGAAGCTACTGTCCAACAGATTCTTGATATGGGTGGAGGGAGTTGGGACCGAGAAACTGTTATTCGTGCTTTACGTGCTGCATATAACAACCCTGAAAGAGCTGTTGAATATCTGTATTCT GGAATACCTGAGCAGACTGCAGTTCCACCTGTTGCTCGCGCTTCTGCTGGTGGGCAGGCAGGGAACCCGCCTGCCCAAACTCAAGCTCAACAACCTGCAGCACCTGCACCTACCAGTGGTCCAAATGCAAACCCGCTGGATCTTTTTCCTCAG GGCCTTCCAAATATGGGTTCAAATGCCGGTGCAGGTACCTTGGATTTCCTGCGCAACAGTCAACAG TTCCAAGCATTGCGTACTATGGTGCAAGCAAATCCCCAAATTTTGCAG CCTATGCTTCAGGAACTTGGGAAGCAAAATCCACACCTGATGCGACTCATTCAAGAGCATCAGACTGACTTCTTGCGTTTGATAAATGAGCCCGTTGAAGGAGGAGAGGG GAATGTACTGGGTCAGTTGGCCTCAGCAATGCCACAGGCTGTGACTGTAACCCCTGAGGAGAGAGAAGCTATCGAACGT cTTGAAGCAATGGGCTTTGATCGTGCCCTAGTGTTGGAAGTGTTCTTTGCTTGCAACAAGAATGAGGAGTTGGCAGCCAACTATCTCTTAGATCACATGCATGAGTTTGAGGATTGA
- the LOC102615153 gene encoding uncharacterized protein LOC102615153 gives MSRKLDRLFGRSFNTSKFKTVNKLAISRAAILRNQHQARYYYARSDVTELLSLGHHERTLTRVEYMIKELNMLDALGMIEDYCHLLIERVLLIQKNKECPDELKEAISGLIFASSRCGDFPELQKIREIFRSRYGAEFDARAVELRNYCGVTPKIVQKLSSRRCSLESRLKVLKEISTEMGIALLNLEEDTRVPVKEKLDIEQKQPKPMEPANFKDDAHNVPEELNRDEKLSESVKRRKYYRDVAAAAQDAFESAAYAAEAARAAFDLSRSESRDNNSDDFGGYSHGTEIASNSDMSMTSDLKSDKDAVINEEDEDSKSRMGFDKFYDVDSFSSESGDEDVTEKTREIHFKELEESERTAVRERILSASSSDSDGNILSMTKKLAGAHYRNQEGGIAVASDDTDNDSGKNQGNVQWQKHFDRKPSLPSNAHQNTSEQNGFDKQYPSDEHIDNKHQLPAVNSMKSLDGPTKKKLTSTKDFAEQLHTHQHSNIDWKKFSVRTRRVQNA, from the exons ATGAGCAGAAAGCTGGATAGGCTGTTTGGAAGAAGCTTCAATACCTCCAAGTTTAAAACTGTTAATAAACTTGCCATTTCAAGGGCTGCCATTCTCAGGAACCAGCACCAGGCTCGGTATTACTATGCAAGGTCTGATGTTACCGAGCTCCTTAGCCTCGGTCACCATGAACGAACTCTTACTCGT GTTGAGTATATGATTAAGGAGCTCAACATGTTGGATGCGCTTGGAATGATAGAAGATTATTGCCATCTCCTGATAGAAAGAGTCTTGCTTATTCAGAAAAACAA gGAATGTCCCGATGAGCTGAAGGAAGCAATATCGGGTTTGATCTTTGCGTCTTCAAGATGTGGAGACTTTCCTGAGCTTCAGAAAATTCGTGAGATTTTCAGATCAAGGTATGGTGCAGAGTTTGATGCTCGTGCTGTGGAATTACGCAACTACTGCGGAGTGACTCCTAAG ATTGTACAGAAGCTTTCATCACGGCGATGTAGCTTGGAAAGCAGATTAAAAGTGCTCAAGGAAATTTCAACTGAGATGGGTATCGCTCTTCTGAATTTGGAGGAAGATACTCGCGTTCCTGTCAAG GAGAAATTAGATATCGAACAGAAGCAACCAAAGCCTATGGAACCAGCTAATTTTAAGGATGATGCCCACAATGTGCCTGAAGAGTTGAACCGGGACGAAAAGTTATCTGAATCAGTTAAAAGGAGGAAATACTACAGAGATGTAGCAGCTGCTGCACAAGATGCTTTTGAATCAGCAGCTTATGCAGCAGAAGCTGCAAGAGCAGCATTTGATCTCTCAAGATCTGAATCACGAGACAACAACTCAGATGATTTTGGTGGTTATAGCCATGGAACAGAAATAGCATCCAACTCTGATATGTCAATGACATCTGACCTTAAAAGTGACAAAGATGCAGTTATCAATGAAGAGGATGAGGATTCAAAAAGTAGAATGGGATTTGACAAATTCTACGATGTTGACAGTTTTAGCTCAGAATCAGGGGATGAAGATGTGACAGAAAAAACCAGGGAGATTCACTTCAAAGAACTGGAAGAGAGTGAAAGGACGGCTGTGAGAGAAAGAATACTATCTGCTTCAAGTTCAGATTCAGATGGCAATATTTTAAGCATGACGAAAAAGTTGGCAGGTGCACATTACCGAAACCAAGAGGGTGGGATTGCAGTAGCTTCAGATGACACTGATAATGACAGTGGAAAGAATCAGGGAAACGTACAATGGCAAAAACATTTTGATAGGAAGCCTAGCTTGCCTTCTAATGCGCACCAAAATACGTCAGAACAGAATGGATTTGATAAGCAGTATCCTTCAGATGAACACATAGATAACAAGCATCAATTACCAGCAGTAAACTCAATGAAATCGCTGGATGGGCCTACCAAAAAGAAGTTGACAAGCACCAAGGATTTTGCAGAGCAATTACATACGCATCAGCATTCAAATATAGACTGGAAGAAATTTTCAGTGAGGACAAGACGAGTGCAGAATGCCTAG
- the LOC102615427 gene encoding 30S ribosomal protein 3, chloroplastic — protein sequence MLSMSFHCHINAVLTPDTSSATAKWPSQNLPLKPFTKTSVMLRPQISYLKLRHGTRQVRVKHSSSSAAIDQTLDPEPPADDSDCDIILRKEKLGVVVKPNEKRRLVLKFIWMQNDIGIALDQVIPGHGTIPLSPYYFWPRKDAWEELKVLLDSKPWISQTERIHLLNQATDVINFWQTSGGNLQQG from the exons ATGTTATCGATGTCGTTTCACTGCCATATAAACGCCGTTTTGACACCCGACACATCATCAGCAACAGCAAAATGGCCTTCTCAAAACCTTCCCCTTAAGCCCTTTACCAAAACCTCAGTCATGCTCAGACCACAAATCTCGTACTTGAAACTAAGACATGGCACAAGACAAGTCAGAGTCAAACACTCATCTTCATCGGCTGCCATTGATCAAACACTCGACCCGGAACCGCCTGCAGACGATTCTGATTGCGATATTATACTACGAAAAGAG AAGCTTGGAGTGGTTGTGAAGCCGAATGAGAAACGAAGGCTTGTATTGAAGTTCATTTGGATGCAAAATGACATTGGCATTGCGCTTGATCAAGTGATTCCTGGGCATGGGACAATCCCTTTAAGTCCCTATTACTTTTGGCCGAGGAAAGACGCGTGGGAAGAGCTCAAGGTTTTGCTCGATAGCAAGCCCTGGATTTCGCAGACAGAGAGGATTCACCTTCTCAATCAGGCCACTGACGTCATCAACTTTTGGCAAACAAGCGGTGGCAATTTGCAGCAAGGTTAA